A genomic segment from Treponema sp. Marseille-Q3903 encodes:
- the recN gene encoding DNA repair protein RecN has translation MLEDLTIKDFALIESDHLEFENGFTVLSGETGAGKSILIGALSFLLGGKADVSQIRATRNEASVSGTFVISNEKIRNSIGEDDEPINASEWLAMHGIEKENDRVLLRRFIRDTGKSGAWINDTPVTRAELAQFSSFLVDIHGQHEHQSLMKISEHRKFLDANAGITTEVEEFTKKYAELVQLRKELDLYNSSDSERLRKLDMMNFAVKEISEAKLKKDEDVELEAEQSRLMSFEKIFSDVDSIDNAMSNSESSIISVLKQIRRDASNAAELDKALEPLNSRLESAFYELSDIADEFSSYKNKLVYDPSRLQTVEDRLSLIYNLKKKYASSVNASLGEVFSYFEQAQKFIESNADGNNKKEKLAELIKILEKEVLLRAEDLSKKRILSAKKLDVAVDSILANLGMLGTKFTVSIKQKEGNDTVQRCGPYGKDDIEFLISANPGNPPMPLAKIASGGELSRVMLALKTIFAKADTVETLVFDEIDTGIGGEVAVAVGAHIKNLSKNRQIFCITHLASIAVYADNQIKIEKSVSGELTSSNVYFVKGNDRVKEIARMLSGDADTAQSMEHAKSLLEKYSGGI, from the coding sequence ATGCTTGAAGATTTAACGATAAAAGATTTTGCGCTCATAGAATCTGACCATCTTGAATTTGAAAATGGGTTTACAGTCCTTTCCGGCGAAACAGGAGCGGGAAAATCGATTTTGATAGGCGCACTCTCTTTTTTGCTCGGCGGTAAAGCTGATGTCAGTCAGATCCGTGCAACGAGGAATGAAGCTAGTGTAAGCGGAACTTTTGTGATTTCCAATGAAAAAATACGCAACTCTATTGGTGAAGATGATGAGCCTATAAATGCATCTGAGTGGCTGGCGATGCACGGAATTGAAAAGGAAAATGACAGGGTTTTGCTTCGTCGTTTTATCCGTGATACAGGAAAATCAGGTGCGTGGATAAATGACACTCCCGTCACGCGTGCAGAACTCGCACAATTTTCTTCATTTCTTGTAGATATACATGGACAGCATGAACATCAGTCTCTGATGAAAATTTCAGAACATCGAAAATTTCTTGATGCCAACGCAGGAATCACAACTGAAGTAGAAGAGTTTACAAAAAAATATGCAGAACTCGTGCAGCTTCGCAAAGAACTTGATTTATATAATTCTTCTGACAGTGAACGTTTGCGAAAGCTTGATATGATGAACTTTGCAGTTAAAGAAATTTCGGAAGCAAAACTAAAAAAAGACGAAGATGTTGAACTTGAGGCAGAGCAGAGCAGGCTTATGTCTTTCGAAAAAATCTTTTCTGATGTAGATTCAATCGACAATGCTATGAGCAACTCTGAAAGTTCGATTATATCTGTTCTAAAGCAGATTCGCAGAGACGCTTCTAATGCCGCCGAACTCGATAAAGCCCTTGAGCCGCTGAATTCCAGACTCGAATCGGCATTTTACGAACTTTCTGATATCGCCGACGAATTTTCATCATACAAAAATAAACTTGTCTACGACCCTTCCAGGCTTCAAACTGTGGAAGACAGGCTCTCTTTGATTTACAATCTCAAAAAAAAATATGCGTCATCTGTCAACGCCTCTCTCGGCGAAGTTTTTTCGTACTTTGAACAGGCACAAAAATTTATCGAAAGCAATGCGGACGGTAATAATAAAAAAGAAAAACTTGCAGAATTGATAAAAATTCTTGAAAAAGAAGTCCTTTTGCGTGCGGAAGATTTGTCTAAAAAGCGGATTTTATCTGCGAAAAAACTTGATGTTGCAGTAGATTCAATTCTCGCAAATCTTGGGATGCTTGGAACAAAGTTTACAGTCAGCATTAAGCAAAAAGAAGGGAACGATACTGTTCAGCGCTGTGGACCGTACGGAAAAGATGATATCGAGTTTTTAATCAGTGCAAATCCCGGAAATCCTCCGATGCCGCTTGCAAAAATTGCCTCCGGTGGTGAACTTTCGCGGGTTATGCTTGCGCTTAAAACTATTTTTGCAAAAGCTGACACTGTTGAAACTCTTGTGTTTGATGAAATTGACACCGGTATTGGTGGAGAAGTCGCTGTTGCAGTCGGGGCACATATAAAGAATTTATCAAAAAATCGTCAAATTTTTTGTATTACACATCTTGCAAGCATCGCTGTTTATGCCGATAATCAGATTAAGATAGAGAAAAGCGTTTCAGGAGAGCTTACTTCATCTAATGTTTATTTTGTAAAAGGCAACGACAGAGTTAAAGAAATTGCACGAATGCTTTCCGGCGATGCTGATACTGCTCAATCTATGGAACATGCAAAATCTCTACTTGAAAAATACAGCGGAGGTATCTGA
- a CDS encoding ComF family protein yields MFFSFISGGKECVVCGKKSFRTLLLCQECAKRYFSVNDVFEFERCAVCGRELISTKGTCMNCRDEPVLKHADKVVPLFSYRLWNKELLYRWKLNGERCMSSFFARLVSDVLKVMEIDSVVPVPPRKGKIKKNGWDQVDDLCEFLRLRYGFNVYELLERNSVVQQKQLNRVERLETIKSAYSLKPFFGKVPEKVCLIDDVCTTGSTIECCAAILKSAGVRIVNVVTLFVVD; encoded by the coding sequence TTGTTCTTTTCGTTTATCAGTGGCGGAAAAGAATGTGTTGTTTGTGGGAAAAAATCTTTTAGAACGTTGCTTTTGTGTCAGGAATGCGCTAAACGTTATTTTTCTGTTAACGATGTGTTTGAATTTGAACGATGTGCTGTCTGCGGCAGGGAATTGATTTCGACAAAAGGTACTTGCATGAACTGCCGTGATGAGCCTGTTCTGAAGCATGCGGACAAAGTCGTACCTCTTTTTTCTTATAGGTTGTGGAATAAAGAATTATTGTATAGATGGAAGTTAAATGGTGAGAGATGTATGTCTTCATTTTTTGCACGACTTGTAAGCGATGTTTTGAAGGTTATGGAAATTGACTCAGTTGTTCCGGTTCCGCCGCGTAAAGGTAAAATAAAAAAAAATGGCTGGGATCAGGTTGATGACTTGTGTGAATTTTTGAGATTGCGGTATGGCTTTAATGTTTATGAACTTTTGGAACGCAATTCTGTCGTGCAACAAAAACAATTGAATAGAGTTGAACGGCTGGAAACGATCAAAAGTGCATATTCATTAAAGCCTTTTTTTGGAAAAGTACCGGAAAAGGTATGCCTTATAGACGATGTTTGTACGACAGGCTCTACAATCGAGTGTTGTGCTGCAATCTTAAAATCAGCAGGAGTTAGAATAGTCAACGTCGTCACTCTTTTCGTTGTGGACTGA
- a CDS encoding HD domain-containing protein gives MEKALALKIFESFSIQRWNDLVRPFDLVETDKAAEKMILAYIIGKYAENSGKKIDWIWMMYASLFDLFRKISLCDIKAPVQQLLKKEFKEEYTRLNEWVLKGYNPIIKDEELFSQFTIYTGMKAGSIPYPEELRDTIRIYHAAHKYSTMRELEMLAVVNEKERLLNIRIELETEIQPYLDLEGLQKLITHQKIYDFLLKIEQLRFQTRWNQTPRVPATSVLGHCFYVAIMTMLMARESNPNMCRQRMINNYFSALFHDLPESVTRDIISPVKQATDDLPGIVKKIEDEIVNKELVPLMEPFFVEEVLYYTNDEFADRIIDKNGNVKLVSWEELNTKYNSDEYQPVDGRLVRICDHFSALMEADTSIKHGITSTHLTTGRDGILKHYKTGEIVSGINVSEFFHKVIN, from the coding sequence ATGGAAAAAGCTCTCGCTTTAAAAATATTTGAAAGTTTTTCAATTCAACGCTGGAACGACCTTGTCCGTCCGTTTGACCTAGTTGAGACAGACAAAGCTGCTGAAAAAATGATTTTGGCGTATATAATTGGAAAATATGCAGAGAACAGCGGAAAAAAAATCGACTGGATATGGATGATGTACGCTTCTTTGTTTGATCTATTCCGTAAAATTTCTTTGTGCGATATAAAAGCTCCTGTTCAGCAACTTCTCAAAAAGGAATTCAAAGAAGAATACACAAGGCTCAATGAATGGGTTTTAAAAGGCTATAATCCGATTATAAAAGATGAAGAATTGTTTTCGCAGTTTACTATTTACACAGGGATGAAAGCCGGCTCGATTCCGTATCCTGAAGAATTGAGAGATACAATCCGCATCTATCATGCGGCACATAAGTACTCTACAATGCGCGAACTTGAAATGCTTGCTGTTGTAAATGAGAAGGAGCGCCTTTTAAATATCAGAATAGAACTCGAAACTGAAATACAGCCTTATCTCGACCTCGAAGGCCTTCAAAAACTTATAACCCATCAAAAAATTTATGATTTTCTTTTAAAAATTGAACAACTCCGTTTTCAAACTAGATGGAATCAGACTCCACGCGTCCCAGCAACTTCAGTTTTGGGACATTGTTTTTACGTCGCGATAATGACGATGCTGATGGCTCGTGAATCGAATCCGAATATGTGCCGTCAGAGAATGATAAACAATTATTTTAGTGCACTTTTTCACGATCTGCCTGAATCTGTAACGCGAGATATAATTTCGCCTGTCAAACAGGCAACTGACGATCTCCCTGGCATCGTAAAAAAAATTGAAGACGAGATTGTAAACAAAGAACTTGTGCCTTTGATGGAACCTTTCTTTGTTGAAGAAGTTTTATATTACACAAACGATGAATTTGCAGATAGAATCATCGATAAAAATGGCAATGTAAAACTCGTTTCGTGGGAAGAGCTGAATACAAAATATAATTCAGATGAATATCAGCCTGTAGACGGGCGGCTTGTTCGCATCTGTGACCATTTTTCAGCGCTCATGGAAGCAGACACTTCTATAAAACATGGAATTACCTCGACTCATCTTACGACAGGGCGAGATGGAATCTTAAAGCATTATAAAACCGGAGAAATAGTCAGCGGCATAAATGTCAGTGAATTTTTCCATAAAGTAATTAATTAA
- a CDS encoding chemotaxis protein CheW has product MGVKISNDSQFQLVTFHLGEELYGVNIMDVKEIVRLQNVRVIPNAPYYVEGIINLRGEIIPIIDLHKRFKIQTYEKPEDIEMEGGFIILNIDGGKIGIIIDKVERVVSVKMEDIKEPPQMLSGIGTEYIEGVIREEVGYLIMLNTRKLFNAKELQKIIEKQ; this is encoded by the coding sequence ATGGGAGTAAAAATATCAAATGATTCTCAGTTTCAATTGGTAACATTCCATCTTGGAGAAGAATTATACGGTGTAAACATCATGGATGTAAAAGAAATCGTTCGACTTCAAAATGTACGTGTCATTCCAAATGCGCCATATTATGTAGAGGGAATCATCAATCTTCGAGGGGAGATTATCCCGATTATTGATTTACATAAACGTTTTAAAATTCAAACTTATGAAAAACCTGAAGATATCGAGATGGAAGGCGGTTTTATAATCCTGAATATTGACGGTGGAAAAATCGGCATTATCATAGATAAAGTTGAACGTGTTGTTTCTGTCAAAATGGAAGATATCAAAGAACCGCCTCAGATGCTCAGCGGTATCGGGACAGAATACATTGAAGGTGTTATCCGTGAAGAAGTTGGTTATTTAATCATGCTAAATACTCGTAAATTGTTCAATGCTAAAGAATTGCAGAAGATTATCGAAAAACAGTAA
- the mutS gene encoding DNA mismatch repair protein MutS, translated as MADNENLTPMMIQYQGIKEKYKNDVVFFRLGDFYEMFNQDAVEVSRLLNLTLTHRASQPMCGIPYHAAKIYIARLLRFGKKIVICEQVGEIPKAGKGIAERKVVEIITPGTAVESEYLDGYKANYLASLSITKGRAGFAYIDVTTSSFSATSWSAAKMTENFAKELNRASPRELLLPISLKTNKDIRTVLDSYGNISVSYYPDWDFSSELSFKKLTNQFKTANLKAFSLEKDSPEVVPAGFLLDYLEKTTNSDIPHVSSISVYSDSDFLMLDDSSRRNLEITENMRDGSSQFSLLECVDFTKTAIGGRLLRNWLLFPLTNIKQIERRQERITSFYKDRNLLAKVKNDLSSILDVERLAGRIAMDKAHAKDLQALRTSLESWCKIKGYIEAFDFSFISSENSEKICCLISNSILDEPATSLTEGGIIKKGWSKELDHWRSIHDNFNQVLSEYEAEEKQKTGISNLRIKYTNAFGYFIEISKGKLSYVPPHFIMRRALVNCDRYTTEKLQQLEMDLNESSTKVLELERDLFIEVRSSLHQYIPYLLQIAEEIADTDVSASFAHAAIEHNWVCPDIDDSCIFEITDGRHPVVENHIPTGEFVPNNSFLSAGSDDIPSFALITGPNMAGKSTYLRQNALISLLAQTGSYVPASKAKIGIVDKIFCRVGASDNLAKGESTFLVEMTETANILHAATERSLVIMDEVGRGTSTEDGLAIARAVSEYLVDIIKCRTFFATHYHELSRMENPHLVMLCMDVREDNGSVVFLRKVKEGVTANSYGIHVARLAGIPQNVIDRAKVILARIQSLAQDNPILMEDIPLSEQNNTLKNNDENNYKTPGLFSDEEIIISEILSLDVDNVTPLNALQIISRWQKTLNNQ; from the coding sequence ATGGCAGACAACGAAAATTTAACCCCGATGATGATTCAATATCAAGGGATTAAAGAAAAATATAAAAATGATGTTGTATTCTTTAGGCTAGGCGATTTTTATGAAATGTTTAATCAAGATGCGGTAGAAGTATCGCGTCTTTTGAATTTAACATTGACACACAGAGCTTCACAACCTATGTGCGGAATTCCTTATCATGCGGCGAAGATCTACATAGCAAGGCTTTTGCGTTTTGGGAAAAAAATTGTAATATGCGAACAAGTCGGTGAAATTCCAAAAGCCGGGAAAGGGATTGCAGAGCGCAAAGTTGTAGAGATAATAACGCCGGGCACAGCTGTTGAATCTGAATACCTCGACGGTTACAAAGCAAATTATCTCGCTTCTTTGTCAATCACAAAAGGAAGAGCAGGGTTTGCTTATATCGATGTGACGACATCTTCTTTTAGTGCGACTTCGTGGTCGGCTGCAAAAATGACTGAAAATTTTGCAAAAGAGTTGAACAGAGCATCTCCTCGTGAACTTTTGCTTCCTATATCGTTAAAGACAAATAAAGATATCCGCACAGTTTTAGATTCTTACGGAAACATTTCAGTTTCGTATTATCCTGATTGGGATTTTTCGTCCGAGTTATCATTTAAAAAGCTTACAAATCAGTTTAAAACTGCAAATCTGAAGGCATTTTCGCTTGAAAAAGACAGCCCTGAAGTTGTGCCGGCAGGGTTTTTGCTCGACTATCTTGAAAAGACGACTAATTCAGATATTCCTCATGTCAGCTCTATTTCTGTTTACAGCGACAGTGATTTTTTGATGCTCGATGATTCATCACGGCGCAACCTCGAAATCACTGAAAATATGCGTGATGGCAGTTCTCAATTTTCGCTCCTCGAATGCGTAGACTTTACGAAGACTGCAATTGGCGGAAGACTTTTGCGAAATTGGCTTTTGTTTCCTCTTACAAATATCAAACAGATTGAACGTCGGCAGGAACGAATCACAAGTTTTTACAAAGACAGAAATCTCCTTGCAAAAGTAAAAAACGATTTAAGTTCAATTCTCGATGTTGAACGGCTTGCCGGCAGAATCGCTATGGATAAAGCACATGCAAAAGATTTACAAGCTCTTCGCACAAGCTTGGAATCGTGGTGCAAGATAAAAGGATATATTGAGGCTTTCGATTTTTCTTTTATATCATCGGAAAACTCTGAAAAAATATGTTGTTTGATTTCAAATTCAATTCTTGACGAACCTGCGACTTCTTTGACTGAAGGCGGAATTATAAAAAAAGGCTGGTCTAAAGAATTAGATCACTGGCGTTCAATTCATGACAATTTTAATCAAGTTCTTTCAGAATATGAAGCAGAAGAAAAACAAAAAACAGGAATTTCTAACCTGCGCATAAAATATACAAACGCTTTCGGATATTTTATTGAGATAAGCAAAGGAAAGCTTTCTTACGTTCCGCCTCATTTTATCATGAGACGTGCGCTTGTAAACTGCGACAGATATACTACGGAAAAGCTTCAGCAGCTGGAAATGGATTTGAATGAATCTTCTACAAAGGTTTTGGAGCTTGAACGCGATTTATTTATAGAGGTAAGAAGCTCTCTCCATCAATATATTCCGTATCTTTTACAGATTGCAGAGGAAATAGCTGATACTGATGTTTCAGCCTCTTTTGCTCATGCTGCAATCGAGCACAACTGGGTATGCCCCGACATCGACGATTCTTGTATTTTTGAGATAACTGATGGGCGACATCCTGTCGTAGAAAATCATATCCCAACTGGAGAATTTGTTCCAAACAATTCATTTTTGTCTGCCGGCAGCGACGATATTCCATCTTTTGCTCTTATCACAGGCCCCAACATGGCTGGAAAAAGTACATATTTACGTCAAAATGCTCTGATATCACTTCTTGCGCAAACCGGCTCTTATGTTCCGGCGAGCAAAGCAAAAATCGGTATCGTCGATAAGATATTTTGTCGAGTTGGAGCTTCCGATAACCTTGCAAAAGGCGAATCAACTTTTTTAGTTGAGATGACGGAGACTGCTAACATTTTGCATGCTGCGACAGAGCGTTCTCTTGTAATCATGGATGAAGTCGGCAGGGGAACTTCTACAGAGGATGGGCTTGCAATTGCCCGCGCTGTTTCTGAATATCTTGTAGATATAATCAAATGCAGAACTTTTTTTGCGACTCACTATCATGAACTCTCTAGGATGGAAAACCCCCATCTTGTGATGCTATGCATGGATGTTCGCGAAGATAACGGTTCCGTTGTTTTCCTACGTAAAGTGAAAGAAGGAGTCACTGCAAATTCGTATGGAATTCATGTAGCGCGCCTTGCAGGAATTCCTCAAAACGTTATTGACCGTGCAAAAGTTATACTAGCGCGTATTCAGTCGCTTGCCCAAGATAATCCTATTCTCATGGAAGATATTCCGCTTTCTGAACAAAACAATACTTTAAAAAATAATGATGAAAACAATTACAAAACACCAGGTCTTTTCAGCGATGAAGAGATAATAATCTCCGAGATTCTTTCACTCGATGTTGACAATGTGACACCATTAAATGCACTTCAGATAATCTCAAGATGGCAAAAGACACTTAACAATCAATAA
- a CDS encoding NAD(+)/NADH kinase, which produces MKKALIIINISKDTSMSLAKQIGDFLKAKKIHFDFLSFDGFSDNPKFSCYDFVITLGGDGTVLFAARNSVEADIPVFPVNLGEFGFIASIQPEEWKTELENYLDGRCEIEERLMIKVCVQRDGKTVYSSFGLNDVVISAKGAATTVSLAVKYNNNPLCRLKADGAIVSTPTGSTAYSASAGGPIVGPNIDVLVLTPLNAFSLSSRPIILNPDGKLDISVEKCRTKELIVTIDGQEPFLMQLGDTVSVSKYEKSIKLISCTTEKFYNALRSKLNWSGVPHA; this is translated from the coding sequence ATGAAAAAAGCGCTGATCATTATAAACATTAGTAAAGATACATCTATGAGTCTTGCAAAACAGATAGGTGATTTTCTTAAAGCAAAAAAAATACACTTCGATTTTCTCAGTTTTGATGGGTTTAGTGATAATCCGAAATTCTCCTGCTATGATTTTGTCATCACGCTTGGCGGGGACGGAACAGTTTTGTTTGCCGCACGAAATTCTGTAGAAGCCGATATTCCTGTTTTTCCTGTAAATCTCGGCGAGTTTGGGTTTATCGCATCTATTCAGCCGGAAGAATGGAAAACAGAACTTGAAAACTATTTGGACGGGCGATGCGAAATTGAAGAACGCCTGATGATAAAAGTTTGCGTTCAACGAGACGGAAAGACAGTCTATTCTTCGTTCGGACTGAACGATGTCGTGATTTCAGCAAAAGGTGCTGCGACGACAGTTTCTCTCGCTGTAAAATACAACAACAATCCTTTGTGCAGATTGAAAGCCGACGGTGCTATTGTCTCAACTCCGACTGGTTCTACCGCTTATTCGGCATCTGCAGGCGGCCCTATCGTCGGTCCCAATATCGACGTTCTTGTTTTGACTCCGCTCAATGCGTTTTCACTTTCAAGCCGCCCTATCATTTTAAATCCTGACGGAAAACTCGATATATCAGTTGAGAAGTGCCGCACAAAAGAGCTTATCGTAACAATAGACGGACAGGAACCTTTTTTGATGCAGTTAGGCGACACAGTTTCTGTCTCAAAGTACGAAAAAAGCATAAAGCTTATTTCCTGCACGACTGAAAAGTTTTACAATGCGCTTAGGTCAAAATTGAATTGGTCGGGGGTGCCTCATGCTTGA
- a CDS encoding M23 family metallopeptidase produces MKTSNFKRICSISIFSFFTLFAFAEITYKVGKGDTLYSISRKYQITVAELRAANNLSESDILKAGQKLIIPDADIGNAVALSSSTKNDSSNATAEVKTQSYIVKKGDTLYRIAKDNNLTVAKLLAINNLDNNEVIKVGQKLKVPQKNQSGSVGDNPSASKKSGETVIKIAENAPDTRTYGSTLSADSSTKWPVSSPKITQIKGKISGVSLSAGADEKVTCIHEGTVMYVGTYRGFGQVVFVQSKTGLIYAYTGLGSVKVRKGEYTVSGSELGTAGIDSISGNSQIQFMVFQNGQPIDPGKAPRN; encoded by the coding sequence ATGAAAACTTCAAACTTTAAACGGATTTGCTCAATATCAATTTTTTCATTTTTTACTTTATTTGCATTTGCAGAAATTACATATAAAGTTGGAAAAGGAGATACACTTTATTCTATCAGCCGAAAGTATCAGATTACAGTTGCGGAACTCAGGGCTGCTAACAACCTTTCAGAAAGCGATATCCTTAAGGCAGGACAAAAGCTGATAATCCCGGACGCAGATATTGGAAACGCTGTGGCGCTTTCTTCTTCAACGAAAAATGATTCAAGCAACGCAACAGCAGAGGTAAAGACACAGTCGTACATCGTAAAGAAAGGCGATACACTTTACAGAATCGCTAAAGATAACAACCTTACAGTTGCAAAACTTCTTGCGATAAACAACTTAGACAACAATGAAGTTATAAAAGTGGGGCAAAAATTAAAAGTTCCACAAAAAAATCAATCGGGAAGCGTTGGTGACAATCCTTCAGCATCAAAAAAATCCGGAGAAACTGTGATTAAAATTGCGGAAAATGCTCCTGATACGAGGACTTACGGCTCAACTTTAAGTGCAGATTCTTCAACAAAGTGGCCTGTCTCTTCTCCAAAAATAACACAGATTAAAGGGAAAATTTCAGGAGTTTCTCTTTCGGCTGGGGCAGATGAAAAAGTAACTTGTATTCATGAAGGAACTGTGATGTATGTTGGAACATACAGAGGGTTCGGGCAGGTTGTTTTTGTTCAATCTAAAACAGGCTTGATTTACGCATACACAGGGCTAGGTTCTGTAAAAGTCCGCAAAGGCGAATACACTGTTTCAGGTTCGGAACTCGGAACAGCAGGCATCGATTCTATTAGCGGCAATTCTCAGATTCAGTTTATGGTTTTTCAAAATGGTCAGCCTATAGACCCTGGAAAGGCACCGCGTAATTAA
- a CDS encoding PolC-type DNA polymerase III, with protein MKRIRRLYEDGVSFTAFDTETTGITPSSCRIIEIGAVKFNKDGIIQTWNRLFYPEQQIPPFITQLTHITQAMVDVEDRISCHLPDFIDFLSDSVIIAHNAQFDLNFLNSECGRCNLPLSKNRFIDTLQLSRQKFPALQSHKLDYLADYLKIDKGSSHRAQDDANTCKKLFEFCLNYAVPFQGL; from the coding sequence ATGAAACGAATACGCCGTCTTTACGAAGACGGCGTATCTTTCACTGCATTCGACACTGAAACAACAGGAATCACTCCTTCCTCATGCAGAATAATCGAAATCGGTGCCGTCAAGTTCAACAAGGACGGAATTATTCAAACTTGGAACAGATTGTTTTATCCGGAACAGCAAATTCCGCCTTTTATAACACAGCTGACGCACATAACGCAGGCAATGGTAGATGTAGAAGACCGCATATCATGCCATCTACCTGATTTTATCGATTTTTTAAGCGATTCTGTGATAATCGCACACAACGCCCAATTTGATTTAAACTTTTTAAACTCTGAGTGTGGACGCTGCAATCTACCTTTATCAAAAAACAGATTTATAGATACGCTTCAATTATCACGCCAGAAATTTCCGGCGCTTCAAAGCCACAAACTCGATTATCTTGCAGATTATCTAAAAATAGATAAAGGCTCTTCACACAGAGCCCAAGATGATGCAAACACTTGCAAAAAATTATTTGAATTCTGTCTTAATTACGCGGTGCCTTTCCAGGGTCTATAG
- a CDS encoding DegT/DnrJ/EryC1/StrS family aminotransferase produces the protein MIQTYSTTIRRKEMDAVLTCMVDEKIGPGELNARLIQTIKEFIKIDGAVALRSPAIALKYALVSLDLEPASKIMISALAPAWQYQTVVSLGYQPLVLDVEEASGLVNAKIVEEGIKDGGKLLILYEGEGIVPDMDSIFALGVPIIEDISQSAGSYYSSKTDENHDSAEFDVNKKACGTFGVYTILGMEERDVITAGGGAVLMAAGRREWIVLKKWVDQAPLTDLLPDINCALAWVQVKEFSRNEKTRKEIYSMFFQACMIGHHKTYAREMEDGSTMCSFPLILSSSFKDVKQYAAKKDVEIQLAYENSVIALREELSEKCIHAKSLYLRCVHIPLYPRLMHSEIAKIVKVLNSLP, from the coding sequence ATGATACAGACATACAGTACAACTATTCGTAGAAAAGAGATGGATGCCGTGCTGACTTGCATGGTTGATGAAAAAATCGGGCCGGGTGAGCTCAATGCCAGACTAATCCAGACGATTAAAGAATTTATAAAGATCGATGGGGCTGTCGCTTTAAGAAGCCCGGCAATTGCTCTAAAATACGCACTCGTTTCTCTTGACCTAGAACCGGCATCAAAAATTATGATTTCAGCCCTTGCGCCTGCGTGGCAGTATCAGACTGTCGTTTCACTCGGCTATCAACCGCTTGTCCTCGATGTTGAAGAAGCTTCCGGGCTTGTCAACGCTAAAATTGTTGAAGAAGGAATAAAAGACGGCGGAAAACTTCTTATACTTTATGAAGGAGAAGGAATCGTTCCTGATATGGACTCTATCTTTGCTCTTGGAGTTCCGATTATTGAGGATATCTCTCAGAGTGCAGGTTCATATTATTCAAGTAAAACTGACGAAAATCATGATTCCGCGGAGTTTGATGTAAATAAAAAAGCTTGCGGAACGTTCGGCGTTTACACAATTCTTGGAATGGAAGAGAGGGATGTCATAACAGCCGGCGGTGGAGCCGTCTTAATGGCAGCGGGACGACGCGAATGGATTGTCCTAAAAAAATGGGTTGATCAAGCTCCTTTGACAGACCTTCTGCCTGATATAAACTGCGCTCTCGCATGGGTTCAGGTAAAAGAGTTTTCACGCAATGAAAAAACTCGCAAAGAAATATATTCTATGTTCTTTCAGGCATGTATGATTGGACACCATAAAACTTACGCAAGGGAGATGGAAGACGGTTCTACAATGTGCAGTTTCCCATTGATTCTTTCGAGTTCTTTCAAAGATGTCAAACAATATGCGGCAAAAAAAGATGTCGAAATTCAACTTGCATACGAAAACTCGGTGATAGCTTTAAGAGAGGAATTGTCTGAAAAATGCATTCATGCAAAATCGTTGTACCTTCGCTGTGTTCATATTCCGCTTTATCCTCGTCTTATGCATTCTGAAATTGCAAAGATTGTAAAAGTTTTGAATTCGCTGCCATAG
- a CDS encoding OmpH family outer membrane protein, translated as MRKLKCFICVISFVFIAIPAFSQQVTKFGVVDTAKVYETYFRKSTPVRNYENKKAEFQAEIDKQYEQIKKLEQKKVEQEGNGNSAAALKTEAEITKKKDYLKEYTNAKNVELESIQKTLQSSDEFYKKLYSTLAKIAESGSYSMILSLQESNAILWYSSSVDITNQVINELGL; from the coding sequence ATGAGAAAATTAAAATGTTTTATCTGTGTAATTTCATTTGTCTTTATCGCTATCCCTGCATTTTCTCAGCAGGTTACAAAATTCGGTGTAGTTGATACTGCAAAAGTTTACGAAACATATTTTAGAAAATCTACTCCTGTCAGAAATTATGAAAATAAAAAAGCTGAATTTCAGGCTGAAATCGATAAGCAGTACGAGCAGATTAAAAAGCTTGAACAAAAAAAAGTTGAGCAGGAAGGAAACGGAAACAGCGCAGCAGCATTGAAAACAGAAGCTGAAATTACAAAGAAAAAAGATTATCTAAAAGAATATACAAATGCTAAAAATGTTGAGCTTGAATCAATCCAAAAAACGTTGCAGAGTTCAGATGAATTTTACAAAAAATTATACAGCACGCTCGCTAAAATCGCTGAAAGCGGCAGTTACAGCATGATTTTGAGCCTCCAGGAATCAAATGCAATTCTGTGGTACAGTTCATCAGTAGACATCACAAATCAAGTTATAAATGAGCTGGGATTATAA